The following is a genomic window from Streptomyces lincolnensis.
AGTGCCGTGCCGGGCGGCCGGGGGAGCGCCGGCCCGGGCGGGTGGCGAGAACCCGCCCGGATCCAGCAGCCCGCCCCAGCTCCCGCCGTCCGTGAACCAGTCGCCCGGCCGCTCAGCGCCGGGCATATTCGCGGAAGCCGCGGCCCGTCTTGCGGCCGAGGCAGCCCGCGGCCACCAGGTGCTCCAGGAGCGGGGCCGGTGCCAGGCCCGGGTCGCGGAACTCGCGGTGCAGGACCTTCTCGATGGCCAGGGAGACATCGAGCCCGACGACGTCCAGCAGCTCGAAGGGACCCATGGGGTAGCCGCCGCCCAGCTTCATCGCCGCGTCGATGTCGTCGAGGGACGCGTAGTGCTCCTGGACCATCTTGATCGCGTTGTTGAGGTAGGGGAACAGCAGCGCGTTCACGATGAAGCCGGCCCGGTCACCGCAGTCGACCGCGTGCTTCCTGACCTTGGCGCACACCTCGCGGACCGTCGCGTGGACGTCGTCGGCGGTCAGCACCGTACGGACGACCTCGACCAGCTTCATCGCGGGGGCCGGGTTGAAGAAGTGCATCCCGATCACGTCCCGCGGCCGCGAGGTGGCCCGGGCGAGGGCGATGACCGGCAGCGACGAGGTCGTGGTGGCCAGCACCGCGCCCGGCTTGCAGACCTTGTCCAGCGCCGCGAACAGTTGCCGCTTGACCTCCAGGTCCTCGGCGACGGCCTCCACGGCCAGGTCGACGTCGGCGAACGCGTCGTAGGAGCCCGCCGGGGTGATCCGGTCCAGGGTCTGGGCGGCGGCCTCCGCGGTCAGCCGCCCCTTGTCGACGGAGCGGGCGAGGGACTTGCCGATCCGGGCCTTGGCCGTCTGCGCCTTCTCCTCGCTGCGGGCGGCGAGCACCACCTCGTACCCGGCCTTGGCGAAGACCTCGGCGATGCCGGAGGCCATGGTGCCCGAGCCCGCGACACCGACCGAGCCGACCGGCCGGCCGGCGACGCCGGTGCCGTCCGCGACGGGGGTGAGGGCGTCCGGCACGACCGTCGCGCTGCCCGGCGCCTCGTAGGTGTAGAAGCCGCGG
Proteins encoded in this region:
- a CDS encoding 3-hydroxyacyl-CoA dehydrogenase family protein, with protein sequence MATPLSDTSSSPSSSTASPIKTVAVIGLGTMGTGIAEVLAKAGRTVVGVDISEAATARSVAALETATARAVERGRLTGQERAEVLARISTSTDLRTAAEADLVIEVAPESYEIKQQIFRELDGIVRPTTILATGTNALSVTRLAADSAHPERVLGLHFFNPAPAMRLVEVVSSVLTAPQAVTAVTDLAVELGKEPVAVGDRPGFVADGLLFGYLNQAAAMYEAKYASREDIDAAMRLGCGLPMGPLALLDLIGVDTARTVLEAMYAESHDRLHAPAPILKQLSEAGLTGRKSGRGFYTYEAPGSATVVPDALTPVADGTGVAGRPVGSVGVAGSGTMASGIAEVFAKAGYEVVLAARSEEKAQTAKARIGKSLARSVDKGRLTAEAAAQTLDRITPAGSYDAFADVDLAVEAVAEDLEVKRQLFAALDKVCKPGAVLATTTSSLPVIALARATSRPRDVIGMHFFNPAPAMKLVEVVRTVLTADDVHATVREVCAKVRKHAVDCGDRAGFIVNALLFPYLNNAIKMVQEHYASLDDIDAAMKLGGGYPMGPFELLDVVGLDVSLAIEKVLHREFRDPGLAPAPLLEHLVAAGCLGRKTGRGFREYARR